In Grus americana isolate bGruAme1 chromosome 36, bGruAme1.mat, whole genome shotgun sequence, a genomic segment contains:
- the LOC129198804 gene encoding LOW QUALITY PROTEIN: butyrophilin subfamily 3 member A1-like (The sequence of the model RefSeq protein was modified relative to this genomic sequence to represent the inferred CDS: deleted 1 base in 1 codon) yields the protein MRLSVQLTAVIFVLILVSTHHPAAGGGHDPLLVLDGYEDDGIRVKCFSERLFSEVQVWWTDGRGDNVTGTPLTTGTTTANASSSIIVKPGSGNSVSCKIIDKLLKTSTESSVVIADVFFPATSPWLAAFVVILLLSVFLVIAAAYKLRKNNKTTTREKNAEKEIQKEIDELQVELDEENARFKNENQDLLSRIEKVQNELEFRRAHSNAVNITLDENCKHPSLIIKGKNRVKSSTQEEILPKAVVVATEGFSGKKHYWEVEVGDKSEWELGVVHEEIRNTLSSNMMNSFQKGNLLSLQFSQGKYILTGEESLQNCKPCSVVGVFLDQEFDRLSFFDVEEKHLLKSLSLEFSGNLYPFFSPGSDGKWLGVRPVCIENTLHSCDILPQGQEEINKLIM from the exons ATGCGGCTCTCAGTCCAGCTGACAGCAGTCATCTTCGTCTTGATACTGGTATCTACACACCACCCCGCTGCAG GTGGTGGCCATGATCCATTGCTTGTCTTGGATGGTTATGAGGATGATGGTATTCGAGTCAAATGCTTCTCTGAGAGgttattttctgaagttcagGTATGGTGGACAGATGGTAGAGGAGATAATGTCACTGGGACTCCTCTCACCACTGGCACCACCACTGCAAATGCCAGCAGCTCCATCATTGTAAAACCAGGATCTGGAAACTCTGTGTCCTGCAAAATAATTGATAAATTGCTGAAAACATCAACAGAATCTTCAGTTGTCATTGCGG ATGTCTTCTTTCCTGCCACCTCCCCTTGGCTGGCGGCTTTTGTCGTAATCCTGCTCTTGAGTGTCTTCCTGGTTATCGCTGCAGCCTATAAACTCAGAA agaACAATAAGACAACTACTCGTGAAA aaaatgcagaaaaggaaattcaaaAAG AAATAGATGAACTCCAAGTTGAACTAG atgaggAAAACGCCAGATTTAAGAACg aAAATCAGGATTTGTTGTCCAGAATTG aaaaagtcCAGAATGAACTGG agTTCAGGAGAGCTCATAGCAATGCAG TTAATATCACTCTGGATGAGAACTGCAAACATCCCAGCCTCATCATTAAGGGGAAAAACAGGGTCAAGTCCTCCACCCAGGAAGAGATACTGCCCAAAGCGGTGGTGGTAGCTACTGAAgggttttcaggaaagaaacattaCTGGGAAGTGGAGGTGGGGGACAAATCAGAGTGGGAGCTGGGTGTGGTACATGAGGAAATTAGAAATACACTGAGTAGCAACATGATGAACAGTTTCCAAAAGGGGAATTTACTCAGTCTGCAGTTTTCTCAAGGAAAATACATCCTAACTGGTGAGGAGAGTTTACAAAATTGCAAGCCCTGCAGCGTGGTAGGTGTTTTCCTGGATCAGGAATTTGACAGGCTTTCATTCTTTGATGTTGAAGAAAAGCACCTTCTCAAGTCTCTCTCTCTTGAGTTTTCTGGGAATCTGTACCCATTCTTCAGTCCAGGCTCTGATGGCAAATGGTTGGGAGTACGTCCTGTATGCATTGAAAACACATTACACTCA TGTGACATCCTTCCACAGGGCCAAGAGGagattaataaattaataatgtaG